Proteins encoded together in one Ruminococcaceae bacterium KH2T8 window:
- a CDS encoding Cellobiose phosphorylase, giving the protein MILRGEKAREQVRSASAALCEKFASKGIKGSVSAQYINLAGNAVVAGVSGLDFESPFVSVLLQKPELDKVLRDCFTNGKSILFEYDGDVKAYSEKDGTVEEVAIDASVKSVIKDSIEASFKWGGELNSCGELIADPATPAPGPHYYTNMLIGNRIGFDRPLQSTPKSAVDALGGGCFRAHADTQVLATKWDYLPEENGFPANRQFYITEGGKQIFWSGTASDENLKKVETKHSQNRTIISYELKDGLKITRTIFILPQDDKMPLACEAQMIDIENTSSADRDLRIVYTGMFGTSEVHALREDVIFSTVVAQSEVFFDEANEIKAISFNPNPKWTKGNIRYNTLLVHTDDGVKFPEEYCARFADLVGSGTIAHPEFISYLMDRPSRKGPGFFALATSFTVKAGGSVRADDFTCLSSDAVNDKFEDEVTMKEELAALISKFSDKDALPKELNKVIDFTKNYAKYLKIEHEDKNFESYVNNNLPFQVFYQTFVSRSLDWTQKGYREIGFREIQDIFASMYYFRGMGQTEFVKKLLREWAGNVFEDGYANHNFYWTGKEPGWWSDDALWLLQALDRYVKLTGDYDFLKEQISVAVADGEEKKTRTLLETIKAIITYSAKISVGKHNIPLIDRADWNDCLRVDPDCIGGAVKIEKYKEQLAASGKKFGEVPFESEYSESVMNGFLLKVAIDAAKGMFETVGDSAYAAELDTLSSKVKEDLRGSAWKNDFFARVLFNRSNKPELKYLGAAGDNLQVEDAPGSYFLNAFSWSVLSGCADEEQISTMLDSLDNYLKSPYGFRLCSTVDYSKIAPKIDVALYYPGDRENGGVFKHANMMAAAAMLKASKEVEDKALAERLADTAYWVIDCILPYRTLKSPFTVCGNPRWCTQYNNSDSGENIGPTLSGTSTWLLLCLFSCFGVEFTAENLIVEPLLRKDDTSLKVKVNSGVAEYEIDITKPQGFSRAKDGVKVFCDGKELPDTKVPVFTDGKVHNIEVKF; this is encoded by the coding sequence ATGATATTAAGAGGAGAAAAAGCCAGAGAGCAGGTGCGCTCCGCATCGGCAGCTCTTTGTGAGAAGTTCGCTTCAAAAGGTATTAAGGGCAGTGTAAGTGCACAGTATATTAACCTTGCCGGCAATGCTGTCGTGGCAGGTGTATCAGGTCTTGATTTCGAGTCTCCTTTCGTATCGGTACTCCTTCAAAAGCCCGAGCTCGATAAGGTGCTCAGAGACTGCTTTACGAACGGAAAGAGCATTCTCTTCGAGTACGACGGTGATGTCAAGGCATATAGCGAGAAGGACGGCACTGTAGAAGAGGTAGCGATCGATGCTTCCGTAAAGAGCGTTATCAAGGATTCCATCGAGGCTTCCTTCAAGTGGGGCGGAGAATTGAATTCCTGCGGTGAACTTATCGCAGATCCCGCTACACCCGCTCCCGGACCTCACTACTATACAAATATGCTCATCGGTAACCGTATCGGTTTTGACCGTCCCCTCCAGAGCACACCCAAGAGTGCCGTAGATGCACTGGGCGGCGGATGCTTCAGAGCACATGCCGATACTCAGGTACTTGCAACAAAGTGGGACTATCTCCCCGAGGAGAACGGATTCCCCGCTAACCGTCAGTTCTATATCACTGAGGGCGGAAAGCAGATCTTCTGGTCCGGCACGGCAAGTGACGAGAACCTTAAGAAGGTCGAGACAAAGCATTCACAGAACAGAACGATCATCTCCTATGAGCTCAAGGACGGACTTAAGATCACGAGAACGATCTTTATCCTTCCCCAGGACGATAAGATGCCTCTGGCATGCGAAGCTCAGATGATCGATATCGAGAATACATCTTCTGCCGACAGGGATCTTCGTATCGTATATACGGGTATGTTCGGTACGAGTGAAGTTCATGCTCTCCGTGAGGATGTCATCTTCTCTACTGTAGTAGCTCAGTCCGAGGTATTCTTCGATGAAGCTAACGAGATCAAGGCTATTAGCTTTAACCCTAATCCCAAGTGGACAAAGGGTAATATCAGATACAATACGCTGCTCGTTCATACTGATGACGGCGTGAAGTTCCCCGAGGAGTACTGTGCAAGGTTCGCTGATCTTGTAGGAAGCGGCACGATCGCTCATCCCGAGTTTATCTCATACCTTATGGACAGACCTTCGAGAAAGGGTCCCGGATTCTTCGCACTTGCTACATCTTTCACGGTAAAGGCAGGCGGCAGCGTAAGAGCAGATGACTTTACATGCCTTTCATCCGATGCAGTTAACGACAAGTTCGAAGACGAAGTCACCATGAAGGAAGAGCTTGCTGCTCTTATCTCAAAGTTCAGCGATAAGGATGCGCTTCCCAAGGAGCTCAATAAGGTCATCGACTTTACAAAGAATTACGCTAAGTACTTGAAGATCGAGCACGAAGATAAGAACTTCGAGTCTTATGTAAATAACAATCTTCCTTTCCAGGTCTTCTATCAGACATTCGTCTCAAGATCACTGGACTGGACGCAGAAGGGCTATAGAGAGATCGGCTTCAGAGAGATCCAGGATATCTTTGCATCCATGTACTACTTCCGTGGTATGGGTCAGACAGAGTTCGTTAAGAAGCTCCTTCGCGAGTGGGCAGGCAATGTCTTTGAAGACGGTTATGCTAACCATAACTTCTACTGGACGGGTAAGGAACCCGGCTGGTGGTCTGATGATGCACTCTGGCTCCTTCAGGCTCTCGACAGATATGTCAAGCTCACGGGCGACTACGATTTCCTCAAGGAGCAGATCAGTGTCGCAGTAGCTGACGGCGAAGAGAAGAAGACAAGAACTCTCCTCGAGACGATAAAGGCTATCATCACATATAGTGCAAAGATCTCCGTAGGTAAGCACAACATTCCTCTTATCGACAGAGCTGACTGGAATGACTGCTTAAGAGTCGATCCCGATTGTATCGGCGGTGCCGTAAAGATCGAGAAGTATAAGGAGCAGCTTGCAGCTTCCGGAAAGAAGTTCGGCGAAGTTCCTTTCGAGTCAGAGTATTCCGAGTCCGTCATGAACGGCTTCCTCTTGAAGGTTGCTATCGATGCCGCTAAGGGAATGTTCGAGACGGTAGGAGACAGCGCATATGCAGCAGAGCTCGATACACTTTCCTCAAAGGTTAAGGAAGACCTCAGAGGCTCCGCTTGGAAGAATGATTTCTTCGCAAGAGTACTCTTTAACAGATCGAACAAGCCCGAGCTCAAGTACCTTGGTGCAGCAGGCGATAACCTTCAGGTAGAGGATGCTCCCGGATCTTATTTCCTTAATGCATTCTCATGGTCGGTTCTCTCCGGTTGTGCGGATGAAGAGCAGATCAGCACAATGCTCGATTCACTCGATAATTACCTGAAGTCACCTTACGGATTCCGTCTCTGCTCGACTGTAGACTACTCCAAGATCGCACCCAAGATCGACGTAGCACTCTACTACCCCGGAGACAGAGAGAACGGAGGAGTATTTAAGCACGCGAACATGATGGCTGCAGCTGCTATGCTCAAGGCTTCCAAGGAAGTTGAAGATAAGGCACTTGCCGAGCGTCTTGCAGATACTGCTTACTGGGTAATCGACTGCATCCTTCCTTACAGGACCTTGAAGTCTCCCTTCACGGTATGCGGTAATCCCAGGTGGTGCACACAGTACAACAACAGCGACTCCGGTGAGAATATCGGACCTACGCTCTCCGGTACGTCCACTTGGCTTCTCCTGTGTCTCTTCTCCTGCTTCGGCGTAGAGTTCACGGCAGAGAATCTCATAGTCGAGCCTCTCCTCAGAAAGGATGACACATCGCTTAAGGTAAAGGTCAACAGCGGTGTTGCCGAGTACGAGATCGATATCACGAAGCCTCAGGGCTTCAGCAGAGCCAAGGACGGCGTAAAGGTATTCTGTGACGGCAAGGAACTCCCGGATACCAAAGTGCCCGTGTTCACGGACGGCAAGGTTCATAACATTGAAGTAAAATTTTGA